One Mycolicibacter sp. MU0083 DNA window includes the following coding sequences:
- a CDS encoding type II toxin-antitoxin system Phd/YefM family antitoxin, whose translation MDAVTVRELRNSGGDVLRRVEHGERVVITRDGTPVAELRPLPRSSAGPAELIRRRKNLPPVNPDAFRRDIDNLMDPSL comes from the coding sequence ACGGTGCGCGAACTGCGCAACAGTGGAGGAGACGTTCTGCGCCGTGTCGAGCATGGCGAGCGCGTCGTCATAACCCGGGACGGGACACCTGTTGCTGAGCTACGGCCGTTGCCTCGTTCGAGCGCAGGGCCTGCGGAACTGATTCGCCGCCGCAAGAATCTTCCGCCGGTGAACCCGGACGCCTTCCGGCGCGATATCGACAATCTCATGGACCCGTCGCTGTGA